In Oncorhynchus keta strain PuntledgeMale-10-30-2019 chromosome 19, Oket_V2, whole genome shotgun sequence, a single genomic region encodes these proteins:
- the LOC118371163 gene encoding zona pellucida sperm-binding protein 3-like isoform X2, whose product MGLMMANTLRLLFKQLVWFLLVENFLISPALSYTYRTDTWQQLPRRTPQFDNRPRFKQPPLQQTVSRPVRVETVAVTCHSDYMEIVVKADLFNLGNLIDVDDLRLGVEQYQDQEPCRATASAAGDEYRIFAALSDCGTKYMLNEDSLIYANLLRYTPRTTPDGVIQMTGAVIPIECHYERKYSLDSSSLQPTWIPFTATVSAEDTLQFSLKLMTSDWLYERGSGVYFLGDPINIEASVRVAHHTRLRVFVSSCVATLDPDSNSVPRYVFIESDGCLTDSQLPGSRSGFMRRTQDNKLGFHIDAFRFYQEDRAELYITCHLMAVPVMDRAEPSNKVCSFIDGRWRSADENDLLCGRCPSLSRQKGVDQAPTQRPLSPRLNGSQLEPRVYRNKPPASGDNWSIGMKAKKVWDQDTTLGPMIVLPSKQKSTPLSPRTSGGIDIPGFPASTGDRKPVSLGSRWRGIDFKRGPYFAQSQNEVSPLGPRVGPNNPTNDSTLLF is encoded by the exons ATGGGACTCATGATGGCAAACACGCTCAGGTTATTGTTCAAGCAACTGGTTTGGTTTTTACTTGTGGAAAACTTCTTAATCTCTCCTGCTTTGTCATATACTTATAGAACTGACACATGGCAACAACTTCCAAGGCGAACACCGCAATTTGACAATCGTCCACGCtttaaacagcctccactccaaCAAACAGTTTCAAGGCCAGTTCGAGTAGAAACTGTCGCTGTGACGTGCCATTCAGACTACATGGAGATAGTAGTGAAGGCTGATCTGTTTAATCTCGGTAATCTAATCGACGTGGATGACCTGCGACTTGGAGTTGAACAGTACCAAGACCAAGAGCCGTGTAGGGCTACAGCTTCAGCAGCCGGAGATGAGTACAGAATATTCGCAGCACTTTCAGACTGCGGAACCAAGTACAtg CTGAACGAAGACTCATTGATCTACGCAAACCTCCTCAGATATACACCCAGAACCACACCAGATGGCGTTATTCAAATGACTGGTGCTGTAATCCCAATTGAGTGTCATTATGAAAG GAAGTACAGTTTGGACAGCTCTTCTCTCCAGCCGACCTGGATCCCTTTCACCGCCACAGTGTCTGCTGAAGACACCCTGCAGTTCTCATTGAAGCTTATGACAA GTGACTGGCTCTATGAGCGGGGTTCTGGAGTCTACTTCCTGGGTGATCCCATCAACATTGAGGCGTCTGTCAGGGTTGCTCACCACACCAGGCTCAGGGTCTTTGTTAGCAGCTGCGTGGCCACACTGGACCCTGATAGCAACTCTGTCCCCAGATATGTTTTCATTGAGAGTGATGG GTGCTTGACGGATTCCCAGCTGCCTGGTTCCCGCTCTGGTTTCATGCGTAGGACCCAGGACAACAAGCTCGGGTTCCACATTGATGCCTTTAGGTTCTACCAGGAGGACAGGGCAGAG CTGTACATCACCTGCCACCTTATGGCAGTCCCTGTCATGGACCGTGCAGAGCCTAGCAACAAGGTGTGCTCCTTCATTGATGGCAG ATGGAGGTCTGCTGATGAGAATGATTTGCTATGTGGGCGTTGTCCAAGCCTGAGTAGACAGAAGGGGGTTGATCAAGCTCCAACACAACGTCCCCTCAGTCCAAGACTAAATGGTAGCCAACTTGAACCTCGTGTCTACCGCAACAAACCCCCAGCCTCTGGTGACAATTGGAGTATTGGGATGAAGGCCAAGAAAG TATGGGACCAGGATACTACTTTGGGCCCCATGATTGTCCTCCCAAGTAAACAGAAAAGTACACCTTTATCTCCACGGACGAGTGGAGGTATCGATATACCTGGCTTCCCTGCCTCAACAGGGGACAGGAAGCCCGTATCACTTGGCAGTCGTTGGCGTGGCATTGACTTCAAGAGAG GACCTTATTTCGCCCAATCCCAAAATGAGGTTAGTCCCTTGGGCCCAAGGGTCGGACCCAACAACCCAACTAATGACAGTACGTTACTGTTTTGA
- the LOC118371163 gene encoding zona pellucida sperm-binding protein 3-like isoform X1, whose protein sequence is MGLMMANTLRLLFKQLVWFLLVENFLISPALSYTYRTDTWQQLPRRTPQFDNRPRFKQPPLQQTVSRPVRVETVAVTCHSDYMEIVVKADLFNLGNLIDVDDLRLGVEQYQDQEPCRATASAAGDEYRIFAALSDCGTKYMLNEDSLIYANLLRYTPRTTPDGVIQMTGAVIPIECHYERKYSLDSSSLQPTWIPFTATVSAEDTLQFSLKLMTSDWLYERGSGVYFLGDPINIEASVRVAHHTRLRVFVSSCVATLDPDSNSVPRYVFIESDGCLTDSQLPGSRSGFMRRTQDNKLGFHIDAFRFYQEDRAELYITCHLMAVPVMDRAEPSNKVCSFIDGRWRSADENDLLCGRCPSLSRQKGVDQAPTQRPLSPRLNGSQLEPRVYRNKPPASGDNWSIGMKAKKVWDQDTTLGPMIVLPSKQKSTPLSPRTSGGIDIPGFPASTGDRKPVSLGSRWRGIDFKREREATPDPELIPTPEPIGDLEVTTEKEGLGEEEDQYEIGTY, encoded by the exons ATGGGACTCATGATGGCAAACACGCTCAGGTTATTGTTCAAGCAACTGGTTTGGTTTTTACTTGTGGAAAACTTCTTAATCTCTCCTGCTTTGTCATATACTTATAGAACTGACACATGGCAACAACTTCCAAGGCGAACACCGCAATTTGACAATCGTCCACGCtttaaacagcctccactccaaCAAACAGTTTCAAGGCCAGTTCGAGTAGAAACTGTCGCTGTGACGTGCCATTCAGACTACATGGAGATAGTAGTGAAGGCTGATCTGTTTAATCTCGGTAATCTAATCGACGTGGATGACCTGCGACTTGGAGTTGAACAGTACCAAGACCAAGAGCCGTGTAGGGCTACAGCTTCAGCAGCCGGAGATGAGTACAGAATATTCGCAGCACTTTCAGACTGCGGAACCAAGTACAtg CTGAACGAAGACTCATTGATCTACGCAAACCTCCTCAGATATACACCCAGAACCACACCAGATGGCGTTATTCAAATGACTGGTGCTGTAATCCCAATTGAGTGTCATTATGAAAG GAAGTACAGTTTGGACAGCTCTTCTCTCCAGCCGACCTGGATCCCTTTCACCGCCACAGTGTCTGCTGAAGACACCCTGCAGTTCTCATTGAAGCTTATGACAA GTGACTGGCTCTATGAGCGGGGTTCTGGAGTCTACTTCCTGGGTGATCCCATCAACATTGAGGCGTCTGTCAGGGTTGCTCACCACACCAGGCTCAGGGTCTTTGTTAGCAGCTGCGTGGCCACACTGGACCCTGATAGCAACTCTGTCCCCAGATATGTTTTCATTGAGAGTGATGG GTGCTTGACGGATTCCCAGCTGCCTGGTTCCCGCTCTGGTTTCATGCGTAGGACCCAGGACAACAAGCTCGGGTTCCACATTGATGCCTTTAGGTTCTACCAGGAGGACAGGGCAGAG CTGTACATCACCTGCCACCTTATGGCAGTCCCTGTCATGGACCGTGCAGAGCCTAGCAACAAGGTGTGCTCCTTCATTGATGGCAG ATGGAGGTCTGCTGATGAGAATGATTTGCTATGTGGGCGTTGTCCAAGCCTGAGTAGACAGAAGGGGGTTGATCAAGCTCCAACACAACGTCCCCTCAGTCCAAGACTAAATGGTAGCCAACTTGAACCTCGTGTCTACCGCAACAAACCCCCAGCCTCTGGTGACAATTGGAGTATTGGGATGAAGGCCAAGAAAG TATGGGACCAGGATACTACTTTGGGCCCCATGATTGTCCTCCCAAGTAAACAGAAAAGTACACCTTTATCTCCACGGACGAGTGGAGGTATCGATATACCTGGCTTCCCTGCCTCAACAGGGGACAGGAAGCCCGTATCACTTGGCAGTCGTTGGCGTGGCATTGACTTCAAGAGAG AGCGTGAGGCCACTCCAGACCCTGAGTTGATTCCTACACCTGAGCCCATTGGAGACCTTGAGGTTACCACAGAGAAAGAGGGTCTGGGTGAAGAGGAGGATCAGTATGAGATTGGAACCTATTGA